The following proteins are co-located in the Apium graveolens cultivar Ventura chromosome 5, ASM990537v1, whole genome shotgun sequence genome:
- the LOC141724410 gene encoding uncharacterized protein LOC141724410 isoform X1: MKFFVFWDFLLLMIAELIYQTHVSMYSYAFKYWWEFSAKITSILLWSVFQTRNVGKKSRKAEEKLALERAAAGASHPENADTRVPVPSHAHSPTPSLELTGKNRSEPSDLMADTRRRLRAPGGEVIETYALKWGVQSSDSIVSRAPAAGREVGPDLCRGLMLTKDQSFMLQSTLRIPAPSSWLAFLWLSSRKLVWPIKSRI, encoded by the exons ATGAAGTTTTTTGTGTTCTGGGATTTCTTGTTATTGATGATTGCAGAATTGATTTACCAAACCCATGTTTCTATGTATAGTTATGCTTTCAAATACTGGTGGGAGTTCTCAGCCAAGATCACATCTATACTGTTGTGGAG TGTCTTCCAGACAAGAAATGTTGGAAAGAAAAGTCGTAAGGCCGAAGAAAAACTTGCTTTAGAGAGGGCTGCCGCAGGAGCTTCTCATCCGGAGAACGCCGATACCAGGGTGCCCGTCCCTTCTCATGCTCACTCGCCCACTCCTTCCCTGGAGCTTACTGGCAAGAATAGGTCCGAGCCGTCAGACTTGATGGCCGATACCCGCAGAAGGCTTCGGGCTCCAGGTGGGGAGGTCATCGAGACGTATGCTCTGAAATGGGGTGTACAATCGTCAGACTCTATAGTCTCCAGGGCCCCTGCAGCCGGAAGGGAGGTCGGTCCGGACCTTTGCAGAGGACTGATGTTGACGAAGGACCAGTCTTTTATGCTACAGTCAACCCTTCGGATTCCTGCACCGAGCTCATGGCTCGCCTTTCTGTG GTTATCCTCTAGGAAGCTGGTGTGGCCGATAAAGTCTAGGATATGA
- the LOC141724411 gene encoding uncharacterized protein LOC141724411: MESTKKGTRGSSSSFVDLFGPKDSSMHSSSSTGLFSSVFGPSSTGLGRDFSRSGLSRTPRNQNSAHATEYGSAKHETQDYRTPKGSGQSSSIQSKDRSTIYQNETVEPCYFNSSIYYGGQEVYSSNLQSNNTYNAFKEEGGDADSNGSNLNSASRGNWWQGSLYY; this comes from the exons atggAGTCCACAAAGAAAGGAACCCGTGGTTCATCTTCTTCATTTGTGGATCTTTTTGGGCCAAAGGACTCTTCAATGCATTCATCCTCTTCCACTGGACTCTTCAGCTCTGTTTTTGGGCCATCTTCCACG GGGCTAGGGAGGGATTTTTCTCGCTCAGGATTATCAAGAACACCCAGAAACCAGAATTCTGCACATGCAACTGAATATGGCAGTGCAAAGCATGAAACTCAAG ATTATAGAACTCCAAAAGGCTCTGGTCAAAGTAGTAGCATACAAAGTAAGGACAGGAGTACCATTTATCAAAATGAAACAGTAGAGCCCTGTTATTTCAACTCATCAATCTACTATGGCGGCCAAGAAGTTTATTCTTCAAATCTCCAGTCCAATAATACTTATAACGCC TTCAAAGAAGAGGGAGGAGATGCTGATTCTAACGGAAGCAATTTAAACAGTGCTTCACGAGGAAACTGGTGGCAGG GATCCTTGTATTACTAG
- the LOC141724410 gene encoding uncharacterized protein LOC141724410 isoform X2, which yields MDQANPTRFGTSIHITALDGIINVNSLFTLAVFIGLTWNPSDPNNSLISDPACFPGPELAENLISFHVYSFSSFLFSSLIALGLKQIIRIAKNSGDPHWHLFTFDMCRVNKSVLRVGYLVSAVGSLFGCGFLMMALVNVAQIKLGTLSCGSSDTYSAVVPLLILVPSALVIYASFVLYAFTQ from the coding sequence ATGGACCAAGCCAACCCGACCCGATTCGGAACCAGCATCCACATAACTGCACTCGACGGCATCATAAACGTCAACTCTCTCTTCACCTTAGCCGTCTTCATCGGTCTCACCTGGAACCCATCCGACCCGAACAACAGCCTCATTTCCGACCCGGCCTGTTTCCCCGGACCCGAACTTGCCGAGAATCTCATATCCTTCCACGTCTACTCTTTTAGCTCCTTTCTCTTCTCAAGCCTCATTGCATTGGGCCTTAAACAAATCATCCGGATCGCCAAGAATTCGGGGGACCCACATTGGCATTTGTTCACTTTTGATATGTGCCGGGTCAATAAGAGTGTGCTTCGGGTCGGGTACTTGGTTTCGGCTGTCGGGTCACTTTTCGGGTGTGGGTTTTTGATGATGGCGTTGGTGAATGTGGCTCAGATTAAGTTAGGGACTTTGAGTTGTGGGAGTAGTGATACTTATAGTGCTGTTGTGCCTTTGTTGATTTTGGTTCCTTCTGCTCTTGTTATTTATGCTTCTTTTGTTTTGTATGCTTTTACTCAGTGA